From a region of the Enterobacter sp. JBIWA008 genome:
- the hslJ gene encoding heat shock protein HslJ, which yields MKKLIALSVISLVLTGCVNPGKASVQPEQLKNHRFVLENVNGKAVKTATMQPEIGFSALPDISLVNNISVSGQMCNRFNGQGKLSEGELKVKTLAMTRKLCTEPQLNELDQAIGDMLRKGAQVDLTEDQLTLATADKTLMFKRVE from the coding sequence ATGAAAAAGCTCATTGCGTTAAGCGTTATTAGTCTTGTCCTTACCGGCTGCGTTAATCCGGGTAAAGCCTCCGTTCAGCCGGAGCAACTTAAAAACCACCGCTTTGTGCTGGAAAATGTAAACGGTAAGGCCGTGAAGACCGCGACAATGCAACCTGAGATCGGTTTTAGCGCGCTGCCAGATATCAGCCTGGTGAATAACATCAGCGTTTCTGGCCAGATGTGTAATCGCTTCAACGGACAGGGAAAATTGTCCGAAGGCGAGCTTAAGGTTAAAACGCTGGCCATGACGCGCAAGCTCTGCACTGAACCGCAGCTGAATGAGTTGGATCAGGCCATCGGCGACATGCTGCGCAAAGGGGCGCAGGTCGACCTGACTGAGGACCAGTTAACGCTGGCGACAGCCGATAAAACGCTGATGTTTAAGCGTGTAGAATAA
- the cydB gene encoding cytochrome d ubiquinol oxidase subunit II: MGIDLSIIWFVIIVFATLMYIVMDGFDLGIGILFPATQDADDRDVMVNSVAPVWDGNETWLVLGGAALFGAFPLAYAVIVDALTIPLTLMLIGLIFRGVAFEFRFKATPAHRPFWDKAFIGGSILATFTQGVTVGAVINGFAVTGRAYTGGPFDWFTAFNLFCGAGLVVAYALLGSTWLVMKSENALQQRMRDVSKTLLIVLLAFIAAISLWTPLAQPAIAARWFTLPNLFYLLPVPALVVIFSLYQWRCLNNPDSHSRPFILTLGLIFLGFSGLGISIWPHIIPPSITLWQAAAPTQSQGFMLVGALLIIPVILVYTFWSYYVFRGKVQHGEGYH; the protein is encoded by the coding sequence ATGGGTATCGATCTTTCCATTATCTGGTTTGTGATCATCGTCTTTGCCACGCTGATGTATATCGTGATGGACGGTTTTGATCTGGGGATCGGTATTCTGTTCCCGGCAACGCAGGACGCCGACGATCGCGACGTGATGGTCAACAGCGTCGCGCCGGTCTGGGACGGAAATGAAACCTGGCTGGTGCTAGGCGGTGCCGCCCTGTTCGGCGCATTCCCGCTGGCCTATGCGGTGATCGTTGATGCCCTGACCATTCCGCTAACATTAATGCTGATCGGACTTATTTTCCGCGGTGTAGCATTTGAGTTTCGCTTTAAAGCCACGCCGGCCCACCGCCCCTTCTGGGATAAGGCGTTTATTGGCGGCTCAATTCTGGCAACGTTTACCCAGGGCGTGACGGTAGGCGCCGTCATTAACGGTTTTGCCGTCACCGGCCGGGCCTATACCGGCGGACCCTTTGACTGGTTTACCGCGTTTAACCTGTTTTGCGGCGCGGGTCTGGTGGTGGCCTACGCGCTGTTAGGCTCTACCTGGTTGGTGATGAAAAGCGAAAACGCGCTGCAGCAGCGGATGCGTGATGTGTCGAAAACGCTGTTAATCGTACTGCTGGCGTTTATTGCGGCGATCAGCCTCTGGACGCCGCTGGCGCAACCGGCCATCGCTGCGCGCTGGTTTACGCTGCCGAATCTGTTCTATCTGCTGCCTGTCCCTGCCCTGGTGGTGATTTTTAGCCTCTACCAGTGGCGCTGCCTGAATAATCCCGACAGCCATAGCCGTCCGTTTATCCTGACGCTGGGGCTGATATTCCTCGGCTTTAGCGGGCTTGGGATCAGCATATGGCCGCATATTATTCCACCGTCGATCACCCTGTGGCAGGCCGCCGCCCCGACGCAAAGCCAGGGCTTTATGCTGGTGGGCGCGCTGTTGATCATTCCCGTTATTCTGGTCTACACCTTCTGGAGCTACTACGTGTTTCGCGGCAAAGTTCAGCATGGGGAGGGTTATCACTGA
- a CDS encoding DUF333 domain-containing protein, with product MRSAFWVGCAALLLSACSSEPVQQATAAHVAPGMKAAMSSSGQANCAMIGGSLSVARQLDGSAIGMCALPNGKRCSEQSLAVGSCGNY from the coding sequence ATGCGCTCAGCATTTTGGGTAGGGTGTGCCGCGTTATTGTTGTCGGCATGTAGCAGTGAACCAGTCCAGCAGGCAACGGCAGCCCACGTGGCGCCGGGAATGAAAGCGGCGATGTCCAGTTCTGGTCAAGCCAACTGCGCAATGATTGGCGGCTCGCTGTCTGTCGCCCGCCAGCTTGATGGTTCTGCTATTGGGATGTGCGCCTTGCCAAACGGCAAACGCTGTAGCGAACAGTCGCTTGCCGTTGGAAGCTGCGGTAACTACTGA
- a CDS encoding DUF2474 domain-containing protein, whose product MQQPVWKKLLWLAIIWGGSVLALAAVSMLFRMLMTAAGFKSH is encoded by the coding sequence ATGCAACAACCGGTCTGGAAAAAATTGCTGTGGCTGGCCATTATCTGGGGCGGCAGCGTACTGGCGCTGGCTGCGGTCAGTATGCTCTTCCGTATGCTGATGACGGCGGCAGGGTTTAAATCACATTAA